The sequence GCGCTATCACTCCGATATCTTTGAGAGTCTCGCCCTCGCCTTGCAGTTTTTCATCTTTAAACTAGAGCAAAAAGAGGCACTCCTAGAGTTTGTGTCACTTCACCATCGGCGCAAAGAGTTTCGCCCTCTCTATGAATACGACCTCAAAGAGCTCATGGGCGAGGAGCTCTACACTAGGGCCGACCCCAATCTCAATGTCGGCAAGATTCTCAAAACCATCGCCGAAACGCCTCTCACCCCTGAAATCATCGAACAATTCATCCACACCATCACCATCAAGCGCACGCTCAATAAGCTCTATGTCTATTCCACCCCGCAAGAGGTGAATGAGCTCATCATTTCTCTGCTCGATATTGCGCCCAAAGATGAAGTCTATAACCCCTGTTATGGCATGGGAACGCTCTTTTTGAGTCTCAGTAAACGCTCCAAAACAATCCGGCTCTTTGGCGAAGAGCTCGATGGAAGACTCGCCAAAATCGCCAAACTCATGGCACGCGTAGGGGGAATCCAAGAGATGCACCTCTTTGTCAATGACATCCTCAAGAAACCCGTATTCAAAAACGAAAAGGGGTTTAGGCAGTTTGACAAAATCGTCTGCAATCCCCCCTTCTCAGCACACTTAGGAATCGAATACCTCAAAAATGATGAGCGATTCTCCCGCTATGGAATCCTCGCTAAGAGCTCTCCAGAGCTTGTTTTTCTAACTCATGCCCTCATGCACCTCAAACAAAGAGGGGTCTTTATCGTGCGCAATCAGACACTTCAAAAATCTTTTCTCGAAGAAAAACTACGCGAAAGAATGGTTGAGGATCGGGTGATTGAGGCGATCATTGAACTCCCTAAAAATATTTTCCCCCATCAGAGTCATGACTTCTCCATCCTTGTCCTCGCGGCGCATAGCGATTCGATTCTTCATATCGATGCCACTTCGGAGCGCTTTTGGCAAAAAGATGGCAAATACAATCGCCTCATAGGAATCGAAGAGATTCTCGCCCTCTATAGGCAAAAACGCGAAAGCGAATACTCTAAACTCACCCCCATCGAAGAGATCGATATTCACGATCTAAGGGCGCAAAACTATCTTCGATTCTGTGCGCTCAAACCTCAAAAAACCCTCTCGCTCGCCTCGCTCAAGCCTCTCATCTTTCGAGGACAGCGCGTCTATGGCGGCAGCAAGGATGTGCCACTTGAATACCTTGATATCGGAATCCAAGACTTCGCCCCCTACTGCTTCACCGACCATCGGGGTACCTTGCGAAGCAGCGGCGATAGAGAAAAAATCCTCCGTTATGCACTCAAACCCTATGATATCCTCCTGCCTCTTCGGGGAAGCTCGCCCAAAGTGACCCTCTTGGGTGAGGGCTACCGCGACAAGCTCGCCATCGCCAACGCGGGAATCATCGTGATTCGCCTCCCTCAAAAAGAGAAAGCGATCGCACTCTACCTCTATCTCTTCTCCAAGGAGGGGCAAAAGCTCGTCTCTGGACTCTACGAATCAAGCGCAGCAAGCATCATCACTCCTGAGAATCTCCTAGAGCTCGCCCTACCCGCAAGTTTTGAGCATGATTCCTCAAAGCGATTTGCCACGCTGGAGCGCCTCGCCAAAGAGATCGCCTCTTTGGAAGAGGAGATTGATCGCATTCGATAAAATTTGACGATAAACCCGTTATAGCCGCCTACTCAGCCATTCCTCGCTATAATTCGCCAAAGAAGTTACCAATCTAATTGAGCGTTATAGCCGCCTACTCAGCCATTCCTCGCTATAATAAGGTTGATCTTGTTTTCATTGCAACAAGGGTTATAGCCGCCTACTCAGCCATTCCTCGCTATAATGAATACATCGACACGGCTAGCACCATAACAGTTATAGCCGCCTACTCAGCCATTCCTCGCTATAATAGCTTGAGGATGGTACATATACCCTCACAAGTTATAGCCGCCTACTCAGCCATTCCTCGCTATAATAGCTACATAGCCTGCAACTGAGTCGAAATAGTTATAGCCGCCTACTCAGCCATTCCTCGCTATAATAAAAGAATGGTACAAGAAGTACGCTAACACGTTATAGCCGCCTACTCAGCCATTCCTCGCTATAATCCAAGCAATCATGCCTGAGGGAGGAAGTATAGTTATAGCCGCCTACTCAGCCATTCCTCGCTATAATATTTCAGGGGCAAGGAAATAGAAGCTGATGGTTATAGCCGCCTACTCAGCCATTCCTCGCTATAATCATCAGTATGCTCAGAGCAGACGACAAAGAGTTATAGCCGCCTACTCAGCCATTCCTCGCTATAATAGTTCTCCTCAAAAAGCCCTATAATAAGGGCTTTTTGACTCTTTCTCTCAACAAAAAACTGCTCAAATTCAGAACAATACAAGCTGTTTTGCCCCGATTTTTTCTTGGGATTTTGGCCCTCCAAGGAGGATATGCATCCGTTCATATTGACTATTTGTCAACACAAGGCTACGCACATGGCCTTTTGGTGGGATGTTTCGGCGGATGCGATCCTCATAAGCCAGCGCCATATCTGCCCCACGGCATATCCTCACATAGACCGAAAACTGCATCATCTCAAAGCCCTCCTTGATTAGAAACTTTCGAAAGAGTGTGTAGGCTTTGCGCTCCTTTTTTGTCCCCGTCGGCAGGTCAAACATCACCATCAGCCTCATAAACTTCACCTTGTACATCATCTTCACCCATCCATGGCAAAATCAGCCGCCTGCTCTCCTTCTGTTCTCCTGCACTCACCAAAGACCGTGCAATAATCTGTGTCGCCGACAAAAGCGTCTCATATCGCTCAGTCATGATACAGCTCTCGCCTAGTATCTGTGCGATCCGCATACGCTCTTCTCGCGTCAGCGGGTCATCGCCCGTGCGCTCGAGAAAGAGCCCCCATACGAGCAAGTCGACAAAAGGACGAAACGGTTCTATCAGATCATCCGCAAGATTAAAACTGTTTAGCTCTCCAGCGTGATGCAATCCAAATGCCGGGATCAACCCAGCTCCAGCAATAGCGCGCCCCAATGCTCCGCGCAACACGGCATAGCCGTAATTGAGGCCGCCATTTCGTGCATCCAGTCCACCATCCCATCGCTTGAAATTGACAAAAAGTGAGCGCCAATAGACCTGCGCCGCCTGTGCCTCTACCCCAGTAGTATCTCCAGAAGTGACTTTGCCGACGAGATTTTCCAGCCTACGGGCAGCATCCTCCGCCCCAACCCGACGCAGCACCTCCGCCTGAGAGGAAACCTTGGCACGGACGATCTTTTGCCAGCAGCGCTTTTTGAACGGCTCACTCCATACTGCCTGCACCCGCGCGGCACGCGTATGACGGCTGTGCGTCCCAAAAGGAGCGAACACACCATCAGGAAGATGGGAGCTGTCACAAGACATGAGCGCCGTCCCCTCCTGTGCCAGTGCCGAAAGGAGTGCTGCCGATAGTGTCACTTGAGGGTTTTCGACGATCACCACACCTATATCGGCAAGCGGCAACTGCGTCCTCTCCCCCTCTCTCGACTCGATAACCAACTGCCGATCACGCACGCGCAAGTGACAAGAAGTCGCGATCACCACCGTCCGCCATGCCGCCATGACTTGCTACTTCTTGACCAATTTTTTAGCTGAACGCATCTGTGGAATTGTCCCCAAGCGCTTTTCCTGCTTGACTTCGTAATAATAACCCAAGGGATCAATCTGGTATTTTTTAACATCTAACGCAAATTTTACTCCTTGATCACACTCAAACTCTTTTCGAGGAGGTCTTAGGCCCTCCTGACTCCAATAGTCCAAAAACCCTTGAAGACATCGCCCCGCAATTCGATTCTCTTCAGGACACAGCTTACATTTGTCCTTGTGCTTTTTATCCATACTGACTGGAGTGCATGTAAAGCCCTCACATGGACTGTTATTGATTGATGACAAAACCATATTGGCACCATGCATATTTTTAAAATACCCCATGATGATTTTTGCAGGTTTTTTTGGCGTCCCTTGTGTTTGTATAGAAATTAAATCATCTTTAAAAATAGAAAACTTGAAAAAATTTTCATCCATGGCTTCAGGATTTGTACCAAGAGAAAGATTTGGCAATTCATTCAAAACCATTTCATGAAGATAGATCGGCACTAGATGAAATTTTCCTTTTTTATGATAGACATCGACTCGCGGAATTGTACTCGTTTCGTAGAAATTTTTTTGATTGGCACTTGCAACGCGATCTGCCTTGAATGATTCAAATTTCTCCTCATCAATAGGAGCCAATCTCCACTTTTTCTTGTTTTTGACTTGTTTGATCCTCGGATAGGGCTTGGCGGTCTGCTCATGAGCCTGCCCGGTCACTCTGGCACGCGGCGGGCGGCTGATCAGCAGTCGTTTGACTTCGACGCCCTCTTTGACCGTCTCCGTGTTCTCTATGCGCGTTGCCTCTTCTACCGCGTCGCGGAAGTTTGCCAGCGGAACGGCAAGCTTCGGTCGCTCCTTTTCGCGGTGCGTCTCCTTGAAGCGATAGTACTCTGAGAGTTTTTGGACCATTCCCTGCGTACTAAACGCGATGATGATTGCATCGACGGCGTGATGCGTATGGCTTTCGCGATCCTTGCTCTCTAGCCCCCATTGATAGCGCAAAACGCTTGTCAGCTTGCCACTGCGTACTTGCACAGGGGCTTTAGTGTGGGAATTTTTAAAAACCCAATACTGCTCACAGTAGGTTTTGATCGCGCGCGCCATATAGCGAGTATCGTTGAGATTACGATCCTTGAAGGCCATTTCACTATTTTCATCAAAGTTTTTTTTCAGCAAGCGATCAATTTTCCCCTTGCCCGTACGCACACGATTTGACGGGGCGCTGGTCCTTGTCTCAAAAGCATTCCATCGCGCCGCATCATGCCCAAACCACTCATAGGGCGTCCGGTCTGTCTTCTGCTGATTGGCCCTGGCCAAACAGAGGACTTTGTTGGCAAAACTGTCATCCGCACTTCGACTGCGTGGCAAAATATGATCAATCTCGCAATACCCCTCGTCAAACAGCCTCTCTAATTCGATCACATCACCCGTATAAGCACACCGACCATCCTGTTGAATATAGAGTCGTTTTTTGAGGATATTTTTGCGCGTGAGGGGCACTTGAAAACTAGTTTCGGCAATCCAGTCCGCAGCCTCTTTGCGCTCTTTTTCATTTTTGCGCTGACTCTCTTTGATATCTTCGATTTCGCCCTTGGTATTGATTTCGCGCGCCAGTTCGAAATGCACCCTATCAAAAGCTCCATATTTGCGCACAAGCGCATTGGCGACTTTGCGAAACTGCGCAAATGCGCGGATAACCGTAGGGTTGAGTATGTCAATATCCGTCTTATTGAGCGGCGGCAAAATTGCCGATTTTTCCTTATGAGGCACGCCAAGCATCAGCACTGCTTCATCATAGCGGGCACCACTTTCCATCGCGGGCAAGATATCTCGGATAGCCTTAAGCGAAAGCTTCAAAAAATCACTAAAGCCGATTTTAACTAACCGTTCCACCATCTCGGCCTCAAGCGGCAATTTTGTAAGTTCGCGACGCTTTTGTCCTTCGTCTTTGTAATAGGTCAGTATCTTGGTCGCTTCGTCAGCATGCTTGCCTAATGCGACAAATCGACCATAAAACTCATTGCCTAGAGCCTCCCTTAGTTTAGCAGCTCCCCTGAGACTTATCCATGCCTTTTTTTCGGCTTCGACTTTGTCAAACTCCAACTCTGTGGGTTCATTAGGATCAAAAAGCGTCGCTTCTCTTTTTTTGGCTGTTTTGGGTTTGCCTTTGTAATGCAACCCTTTGAAAATTTCATTGTCGCTTAAATCCAAAAACTTCCGTAAATGCCTAAACTCGACCTTTTCTCTGCTAACCGCAAAATCAAGCAACTCTTCAAGCGTCTTGCGTTCGATGATTTTTTGCTCCCAGCCCTCGTTGTCGATGATAACCGTTGAAAAGAACTTGCTTATCGCGATAAACTTCTCTGCCGTCGGTGCAGACTTGGGCGCACGCCTCTCTTCCGGGAAATAGGTGCAATGCCCCACCATCTTTTCGATTCTCTGCATCGGACGCACAAAAAAAGCGATCTCCCGATAGGCAGCTTTAAGTGCATCGGTCGCTATAGTGCTTCTCATCTCCTGCTGTGCTACAAAAATCGCTTCAACTTCTTCAACAAGCAAGTCACGATGAATGGAGATTTCGTAGTCTCCATGCTTATTGCGTTTTTTGCCGTTTGCTCCTCGCTCTCGCCAGAGCCATTCGCCGACCGTACGACACCCTGCCGCTTCAAAGTTTTGCCGCAAGACAACACCTGCTTTTTTGACTTTACCGCTCTCTTCATCGGCTTCATCGTCCCCGATAAATTTATACCCGCGATGCTTGGCGATATGAATCAACACCCGCGCCAACTCATCCCCTTTCAAAAGACGGTAAAGCCCGTCATGGCGCAACTCCCACACATCGGCCCTGTTGGCTTTGCTATAAAACATTCCGCCCTCGCCATCCAAATCAACATCTTGAATCAGTCCTGCCCTCAAAAAAAGTTTTTTGATCATATTCATTCGCACGCGACGGCGATTGAGGACGCGACGAATGCCACGCGCCTCACGCCGTGCTTTGTTGGGGCTCTCTTTTTTTTTGGGGGTTTCTGCAGCGGTAAAAAGTCTCACTCCACAATCAATGATACGATTTGCCGCTTCATCGTCTTTGTCATACTCAACAATCGCCCATCCTAATGAGCTAATCCCCAAGTCTACCCCTAAAATCCGTTCAATCATAAGCTTCGCTCCAAATTTTAGTATTTTTTAAAAAAATCTAACATATAATCGTCGTCGCTGCGCGAAATGGCTGAGTAGGCAGCGGCTATAATAAGGGGTGTGGAGGCATCCTGCGAAGTTCTACTCTACGGAGTATCTTCTAAATGGTATTTCTTACCTAACCTCCATTTCTCCCATCTCCCCTCCCTAGGATCATCCCTCGCTCAAGTTATTCATTTTATTAGGCAGCAGGGAAACTATTCGTTTAGCTATACGATTATATTATATACATGATACTTAGCTATACTTTAAATTTCTTAGCCATTTTTGTATTACAATGTGTGTTTCTTTACGCCCAGATGGAGTTTGAAACCAAGAAAAAGCAAGGCAGCGATTGATTTTCACCTGCGTCAAGGGCGCAATCTAGGCGTAGTCTCCAGGGCGATTGAGCAAGAGGACGACTACCTGCAAGTCGTAGCCAAGATCGATGAGCGCACGACCAACATTTGCCGCTCCATGCACCTCCGTGTCATCCCCCTCTCTCATCTCAAAAAACAGTATAATTCAATCATCCAAGCCAAAAGCGTCGATGAAGCCAAAACAACCACCAACCTCTCTCTTGAGCGTGCAGGGGCGTGGAGCCACAAGCTCCCCGCCAATCTCGGAATCCCTCCCTATCATTTCGGATGCAGGACGATATTGCGCCAAATGAGCGACATTCAAGTCAAACAGATGAAACTCGATGAGTTTGGGAGAGAATACGAGGTGGGAGATGAGATTGATAAAAAAATTCTCAACAAACATCTCAAAAAGACGAGATACAGAAGTGTCGATGAGCTTTTGCGCGAAACGATGGGAAACATCAGCCGCGAGGGGGTTCACCATGAACATGGTGATAGGCGCACTATCTTGGGCAGCAACGGTGTGCTCGTCGTGCTCAGTCGTGATGGCAAAATCATCACCGCCTTTCCGCCTGACACAGATAGCACGAAATACTACGACAAGTGGACGGCTCACACCTACTTCGACAAAGTCGAACACCGCTTAAGTCTCTTAACAAGGATTCAAAAATGGCTAGGACTCTAATCATTGAAAACGACTGCTACAACTGGGACATCAGCGAAAGTGGCGAGCCTCCAGAATACGAAGGGGGCGATGAGCCACTGGGCAACTATGGGATTTGGCGCACCAATAAAGAGAGAATTCTCTATCTTTTTAGTTGCGACGTGTCCAACGCCCAAATTGAGGAATCCAAAATGGATTCACGCTTTCTTGAGGTGTGCGAATTCACCCACCCACAAAGCGGAGTTCGATTCACTGGCACATGGATAGATGCACTAAAATTCATTCAAAAGACGCTCACAGAAGCTCAGAAGAGGGGGCACTATTGAA comes from Wolinella succinogenes DSM 1740 and encodes:
- a CDS encoding N-6 DNA methylase, with the translated sequence MRELLQMFDYIKRYHSDIFESLALALQFFIFKLEQKEALLEFVSLHHRRKEFRPLYEYDLKELMGEELYTRADPNLNVGKILKTIAETPLTPEIIEQFIHTITIKRTLNKLYVYSTPQEVNELIISLLDIAPKDEVYNPCYGMGTLFLSLSKRSKTIRLFGEELDGRLAKIAKLMARVGGIQEMHLFVNDILKKPVFKNEKGFRQFDKIVCNPPFSAHLGIEYLKNDERFSRYGILAKSSPELVFLTHALMHLKQRGVFIVRNQTLQKSFLEEKLRERMVEDRVIEAIIELPKNIFPHQSHDFSILVLAAHSDSILHIDATSERFWQKDGKYNRLIGIEEILALYRQKRESEYSKLTPIEEIDIHDLRAQNYLRFCALKPQKTLSLASLKPLIFRGQRVYGGSKDVPLEYLDIGIQDFAPYCFTDHRGTLRSSGDREKILRYALKPYDILLPLRGSSPKVTLLGEGYRDKLAIANAGIIVIRLPQKEKAIALYLYLFSKEGQKLVSGLYESSAASIITPENLLELALPASFEHDSSKRFATLERLAKEIASLEEEIDRIR
- the cas2 gene encoding CRISPR-associated endonuclease Cas2 — protein: MRLMVMFDLPTGTKKERKAYTLFRKFLIKEGFEMMQFSVYVRICRGADMALAYEDRIRRNIPPKGHVRSLVLTNSQYERMHILLGGPKSQEKIGAKQLVLF
- the cas1 gene encoding type II CRISPR-associated endonuclease Cas1; the encoded protein is MAAWRTVVIATSCHLRVRDRQLVIESREGERTQLPLADIGVVIVENPQVTLSAALLSALAQEGTALMSCDSSHLPDGVFAPFGTHSRHTRAARVQAVWSEPFKKRCWQKIVRAKVSSQAEVLRRVGAEDAARRLENLVGKVTSGDTTGVEAQAAQVYWRSLFVNFKRWDGGLDARNGGLNYGYAVLRGALGRAIAGAGLIPAFGLHHAGELNSFNLADDLIEPFRPFVDLLVWGLFLERTGDDPLTREERMRIAQILGESCIMTERYETLLSATQIIARSLVSAGEQKESRRLILPWMGEDDVQGEVYEADGDV
- the cas9 gene encoding type II CRISPR RNA-guided endonuclease Cas9 (Cas9, originally named Csn1, is the large, multifunctional signature protein of type II CRISPR/Cas systems. It is well known even to general audiences because its RNA-guided endonuclease activity has made it a popular tool for custom editing of eukaryotic genomes.), translating into MIERILGVDLGISSLGWAIVEYDKDDEAANRIIDCGVRLFTAAETPKKKESPNKARREARGIRRVLNRRRVRMNMIKKLFLRAGLIQDVDLDGEGGMFYSKANRADVWELRHDGLYRLLKGDELARVLIHIAKHRGYKFIGDDEADEESGKVKKAGVVLRQNFEAAGCRTVGEWLWRERGANGKKRNKHGDYEISIHRDLLVEEVEAIFVAQQEMRSTIATDALKAAYREIAFFVRPMQRIEKMVGHCTYFPEERRAPKSAPTAEKFIAISKFFSTVIIDNEGWEQKIIERKTLEELLDFAVSREKVEFRHLRKFLDLSDNEIFKGLHYKGKPKTAKKREATLFDPNEPTELEFDKVEAEKKAWISLRGAAKLREALGNEFYGRFVALGKHADEATKILTYYKDEGQKRRELTKLPLEAEMVERLVKIGFSDFLKLSLKAIRDILPAMESGARYDEAVLMLGVPHKEKSAILPPLNKTDIDILNPTVIRAFAQFRKVANALVRKYGAFDRVHFELAREINTKGEIEDIKESQRKNEKERKEAADWIAETSFQVPLTRKNILKKRLYIQQDGRCAYTGDVIELERLFDEGYCEIDHILPRSRSADDSFANKVLCLARANQQKTDRTPYEWFGHDAARWNAFETRTSAPSNRVRTGKGKIDRLLKKNFDENSEMAFKDRNLNDTRYMARAIKTYCEQYWVFKNSHTKAPVQVRSGKLTSVLRYQWGLESKDRESHTHHAVDAIIIAFSTQGMVQKLSEYYRFKETHREKERPKLAVPLANFRDAVEEATRIENTETVKEGVEVKRLLISRPPRARVTGQAHEQTAKPYPRIKQVKNKKKWRLAPIDEEKFESFKADRVASANQKNFYETSTIPRVDVYHKKGKFHLVPIYLHEMVLNELPNLSLGTNPEAMDENFFKFSIFKDDLISIQTQGTPKKPAKIIMGYFKNMHGANMVLSSINNSPCEGFTCTPVSMDKKHKDKCKLCPEENRIAGRCLQGFLDYWSQEGLRPPRKEFECDQGVKFALDVKKYQIDPLGYYYEVKQEKRLGTIPQMRSAKKLVKK